From a single Couchioplanes caeruleus genomic region:
- a CDS encoding DUF397 domain-containing protein, which produces MDQRRWRKSTRSGANGSCVEVATNLADGVAVRDTKNRAGGVLVFPRAEWAAFIEAAKSGAFNL; this is translated from the coding sequence ATGGATCAGCGGAGATGGCGCAAGAGCACCCGCAGTGGTGCCAACGGCAGCTGCGTTGAGGTGGCGACCAACTTGGCCGACGGGGTAGCCGTGCGGGATACCAAGAACCGTGCGGGCGGCGTTCTGGTCTTCCCGCGGGCCGAGTGGGCCGCCTTCATTGAGGCAGCCAAGAGCGGCGCCTTCAACCTGTAG
- a CDS encoding nuclear transport factor 2 family protein, with translation MTADDRLEIQEVIALHGHLCDAAAYERFDLVFTPDLVVDTSDLGLAPVHPHDEHESRLAMYIAVARRRGPGNVLGMHATNVVVREDGEGARSWSKGLTVNVDGSVASFVYEDQLVRTPHGWRIRHRKVSPRREPGGGPQLPITF, from the coding sequence TTGACCGCCGACGACCGTTTGGAGATCCAGGAAGTCATCGCACTGCACGGTCACCTGTGTGATGCTGCCGCCTACGAGCGATTCGACTTGGTGTTCACGCCTGATCTCGTGGTCGACACGAGCGATCTCGGCCTTGCGCCAGTGCACCCTCACGATGAGCACGAGTCACGGCTCGCGATGTACATCGCGGTCGCGCGCCGCCGCGGGCCCGGGAACGTCCTCGGCATGCATGCCACCAACGTCGTGGTTCGCGAGGACGGCGAGGGAGCCCGGTCATGGTCGAAGGGCTTGACCGTGAATGTGGACGGCTCGGTTGCCAGCTTCGTCTACGAGGATCAGCTTGTGCGCACACCTCACGGATGGCGCATCCGCCATCGAAAGGTCTCGCCGCGCCGCGAGCCCGGAGGCGGCCCCCAACTGCCCATCACGTTCTGA
- a CDS encoding glycoside hydrolase family 26 protein yields MRRSAITKTVLSLTALLAGAGAALTGATAAQAAPAAAPAGCVTDAQLVPSCGVLWGAAAGGFTSAPRDAALKDWEKLSGRTASIFHTYHKGDEPFPTRSEMAMARDAAHPRVLLMNWKIAYGSSWAKVARGEQDARIDRFAARVKASFPEKFFLVLNHEPENDVNPRAGSGWEAKDFAAMYRHTIERLRAKGVTNAINVMAYMGNEKWMAQSWWKDLYPGDDVVDWMGLDSYVSAEKGYYHYGMFADLLDRKPANGLNFYDWATLKHASKPLMVAEWGVYHRVGKTTDKTAGFKSVLPELSKRPNIKAIVYFDTSHDDQGDRDISIDSTKANLAAFRTLAANPIFNVTLR; encoded by the coding sequence TTGCGTCGCTCGGCCATCACGAAGACCGTCCTGTCGCTGACCGCTCTGCTCGCTGGTGCGGGCGCCGCCCTCACCGGCGCGACCGCCGCGCAGGCTGCGCCGGCTGCCGCTCCCGCCGGGTGCGTCACCGACGCCCAGCTGGTGCCCTCCTGTGGCGTGCTGTGGGGTGCCGCCGCGGGCGGTTTCACCAGCGCGCCGCGTGATGCTGCGCTCAAGGATTGGGAGAAGCTCAGCGGTCGTACGGCGAGCATTTTCCACACGTATCACAAGGGTGACGAGCCGTTCCCGACCCGCTCGGAGATGGCGATGGCCCGCGATGCGGCTCACCCGCGGGTGCTGCTGATGAACTGGAAGATCGCGTACGGTTCGAGCTGGGCGAAGGTGGCCCGGGGTGAGCAGGACGCGCGTATCGACCGTTTCGCGGCCCGGGTGAAGGCCTCGTTCCCGGAGAAGTTCTTCCTGGTGCTCAACCACGAGCCGGAGAACGATGTGAATCCGCGGGCCGGTTCGGGCTGGGAGGCGAAGGACTTCGCGGCGATGTACCGGCACACGATCGAGCGGCTGCGCGCCAAGGGTGTGACGAACGCGATCAACGTGATGGCGTACATGGGTAATGAGAAGTGGATGGCGCAGTCGTGGTGGAAGGACCTGTACCCGGGTGACGATGTCGTGGACTGGATGGGTCTGGACTCGTACGTGTCGGCGGAGAAGGGTTACTACCACTACGGGATGTTCGCCGACCTGCTCGACCGCAAGCCGGCCAACGGCCTGAACTTCTACGACTGGGCGACGCTCAAGCACGCGAGCAAGCCGCTGATGGTTGCTGAGTGGGGCGTGTACCACCGCGTGGGCAAGACGACCGATAAGACCGCGGGGTTCAAGAGCGTCCTGCCCGAGCTGAGCAAGCGTCCGAACATCAAGGCGATCGTGTACTTCGACACCTCGCACGACGACCAGGGCGACCGCGACATCAGCATCGACAGCACGAAGGCCAACCTGGCCGCGTTCCGCACGCTGGCCGCCAACCCGATCTTCAACGTCACGCTGCGCTGA
- a CDS encoding Scr1 family TA system antitoxin-like transcriptional regulator translates to MLQTEAFAQAIIQASCALRRVKELSSASRPGCDAKAFRAKQDPVARCGYPNEAANRCTVGRADGMQELLGHHVPQAKLPTMALQILPYGEDAHPGMAGAFLGMTPQRNPPLVYAKARAGACPSSVARGVNALH, encoded by the coding sequence TTGCTGCAGACGGAGGCCTTCGCGCAGGCAATCATCCAGGCGTCCTGCGCACTGAGACGGGTGAAGGAGTTGAGCAGCGCGTCGAGGCCCGGATGCGACGCAAAGGCTTTCCGCGCGAAGCAGGATCCGGTGGCGCGCTGTGGGTATCCGAACGAGGCGGCGAACCGTTGCACCGTTGGCCGTGCGGACGGGATGCAAGAGCTGCTGGGTCACCATGTCCCCCAAGCGAAGCTGCCGACGATGGCACTGCAGATCCTGCCATATGGGGAAGACGCCCATCCTGGGATGGCGGGAGCGTTCCTGGGCATGACTCCCCAACGAAATCCGCCGCTCGTCTACGCGAAAGCTCGGGCGGGGGCTTGTCCCTCGAGTGTCGCCCGGGGAGTAAATGCCCTTCATTGA
- a CDS encoding IS3 family transposase (programmed frameshift): MPKPYPREFRDDVVRVARDREPGVTVEQIAKDFGVHPMTLFKWLRQADIDAGAESGVGRGDSAELREARKRIKLLEQENEVLRRAAAYLSQEPAGKKLYPLVNELAADGIPVAVTCRVLNIARQPYYRWLARPVTDAELAEAYRADALFDAHRDDPEFGYRFLADEARAAGRPMTERTAWKICSGMGWWSTFARKRRRGRGGRPGPPVHDDLVKRDFTAGGPNRLWLADITEHRTGEGKLYLCAIKDVWSNRIVGCSIDSRMKSRLAVNALHNAVARRGDVAGCVLHTDRGSQFRSRKFVRALNQHRILGSMGRVGAAGDNAAMESFFGLLQNNVLDRRAWSIRQQLRTAMVTWIERTYHRRRRQRGLFRLTPIEYETIMTPPASQAA; this comes from the exons GTGCCCAAGCCCTACCCGCGAGAGTTCCGCGATGATGTTGTGCGGGTCGCTCGCGATCGTGAGCCCGGTGTGACGGTCGAGCAGATCGCCAAGGACTTCGGGGTCCACCCGATGACGCTGTTCAAATGGCTGCGCCAGGCCGATATCGACGCCGGCGCCGAGTCTGGCGTCGGCCGCGGTGATTCCGCAGAGCTGCGCGAAGCCCGCAAGCGGATCAAGTTGCTCGAGCAGGAGAACGAAGTTCTGCGCCGGGCCGCGGCGTATCTGTCGCAG GAACCTGCGGGGAAAAAGCTCTACCCGCTCGTGAACGAGCTCGCCGCCGACGGCATCCCCGTCGCGGTGACGTGCCGGGTCCTGAACATCGCTCGACAGCCCTACTACCGGTGGCTTGCCCGCCCGGTGACCGACGCCGAGCTGGCCGAGGCCTACCGGGCGGACGCATTGTTCGACGCCCACCGCGACGACCCGGAGTTCGGCTACCGGTTCCTGGCCGACGAGGCCCGCGCCGCCGGCCGCCCGATGACCGAGCGCACTGCATGGAAGATCTGCTCCGGCATGGGCTGGTGGAGCACGTTCGCCCGCAAACGGCGACGGGGCAGGGGCGGCAGGCCAGGTCCGCCGGTCCACGACGACCTGGTCAAGCGTGACTTCACCGCAGGCGGCCCGAACCGGTTGTGGCTGGCCGACATCACCGAACACCGCACCGGCGAGGGCAAGCTCTACCTGTGCGCGATCAAGGACGTGTGGTCCAACCGGATCGTCGGCTGCTCCATCGATTCCCGGATGAAGTCACGGCTGGCCGTCAACGCCCTGCACAACGCCGTCGCCCGTCGTGGTGACGTGGCGGGCTGCGTGCTGCACACCGATCGCGGGTCGCAGTTTCGCAGTCGTAAGTTCGTCCGGGCCCTGAACCAGCACCGGATACTCGGATCGATGGGTCGAGTCGGTGCCGCCGGCGACAACGCCGCCATGGAATCGTTCTTCGGTTTGCTGCAGAACAATGTCCTCGACCGCCGGGCCTGGAGCATCCGGCAGCAGTTACGAACCGCGATGGTGACCTGGATTGAACGGACCTACCACCGCAGGAGGCGCCAACGAGGCTTGTTCCGGTTGACCCCTATCGAGTACGAGACCATCATGACTCCACCGGCCAGTCAGGCCGCGTGA
- a CDS encoding nucleotide sugar dehydrogenase, whose translation MGMGYVGLPTALQLHSSGRRVLGVDISTRRLDAINSEDVDLIPRDRVRLKEALNDPWAFVMSSAAESIADAAAILICVPTPVNEHLLPDLNALVLACQSVVKVASKSQTLILTSTTYVGCTNDLLLKPLADRGLTVGRDIFVAFAPERINPGDSKIHHNDVPRVVGGATPACMSNAVEVLADCSKLLHPVSSLEAAEMTKLFENTFRAVNISLANEFADISGHLDLDINEVIDAAATKPYGFMPFRPGPGIGGHCIPCDPHYLLWQLRAERVTAPMIETAMALVASRPSRVVERAAQVLATQGKTLAGASVLIVGVAYKPGVADVRESPALEIFSRLHNSGAAVAFTDCMIDRIDVHGTMVDVLRDPREAKWDLVVVHTIHSDEDVSWLTDDVPVLDTTYRLSRESRRYTL comes from the coding sequence GTGGGTATGGGATACGTTGGTTTACCTACTGCGCTGCAGCTCCATTCGTCCGGCAGACGGGTTCTGGGCGTGGACATCAGCACTCGACGCCTAGACGCGATCAATTCCGAAGACGTGGACCTCATCCCCCGGGATCGGGTGCGCCTCAAGGAGGCTTTGAACGACCCTTGGGCCTTTGTCATGAGTAGCGCAGCTGAAAGTATCGCGGATGCCGCCGCGATCCTAATTTGCGTGCCGACCCCTGTGAACGAGCACCTTCTGCCGGACCTAAATGCACTTGTGCTTGCATGTCAATCAGTCGTCAAGGTCGCAAGTAAATCTCAAACTTTGATCCTGACCTCGACGACATACGTCGGCTGTACGAACGACCTCTTACTCAAGCCCCTTGCTGATCGAGGGCTCACGGTCGGCCGTGACATCTTTGTCGCCTTCGCTCCCGAGCGAATCAACCCTGGAGATAGCAAGATCCACCACAATGACGTTCCGCGGGTCGTCGGTGGGGCTACGCCTGCGTGCATGAGCAACGCTGTCGAGGTACTCGCCGACTGCTCAAAGTTGCTGCACCCGGTAAGTTCTCTAGAGGCTGCCGAGATGACCAAGTTGTTCGAGAATACGTTTCGTGCGGTGAATATCTCTCTTGCGAACGAGTTCGCCGATATCAGCGGTCACCTCGACCTGGACATTAATGAAGTCATCGACGCGGCCGCGACGAAGCCTTACGGCTTCATGCCGTTTCGTCCGGGGCCAGGTATCGGCGGACACTGTATCCCGTGTGATCCGCACTATCTCCTCTGGCAGCTGCGCGCTGAACGCGTCACCGCTCCAATGATCGAGACCGCGATGGCGCTGGTGGCAAGTCGGCCATCGCGAGTTGTGGAACGAGCAGCCCAAGTGCTGGCGACACAGGGAAAGACCCTCGCGGGGGCGTCCGTCTTAATTGTAGGAGTTGCCTACAAGCCGGGCGTCGCTGATGTCCGCGAGTCACCCGCGCTTGAAATCTTCAGCCGTCTTCACAACAGTGGCGCAGCTGTGGCTTTCACAGACTGCATGATCGACCGAATCGACGTTCACGGAACAATGGTTGACGTTCTCCGTGACCCACGGGAGGCGAAGTGGGACCTGGTTGTCGTGCACACGATCCATTCCGATGAGGACGTCTCGTGGTTGACCGATGATGTCCCCGTATTGGACACCACGTACCGGCTTTCACGTGAGTCGCGTCGGTACACCCTCTAA
- a CDS encoding alginate lyase family protein — translation MIQIGYRAVLASLTSVVLLTATGCDQSSPPDLATAVRKPAASKANQVSPALPSGRESIYSLVNVGSIEDADALLRNVWKVPRFKDLKLPNGPAWTEDPYGEKYWRFYFYSLRPTACLLWAYFTTGRTAYLDKLIEILRSYVAYDSEDHKPDRDGMDDPHAMAFRAMVLVNTFWKLKRSGVLPEDLEKKMLRSVERIAIELKSPTNFQGGYNHGFTEALALLLISVNFPDSRSSAEYGSLARGRIEDLIRYAIDPDGVENEKSPFYHFYVFDFMVQTEQWAKANRVDLPKDFSSRLRQMIRYSTEVIWPDGSLPLLGSSVEARPAGSRTLYEQLIKRFPDFAFAVTAGQIGTAPTETATLFPASGQAILRSPATSAKPYSDNSQILMDVGPPTSPHAHDEPLAILYYSHGRELLVDSGLDTYSSGEAYNYFHGITAHNTVTADRPTKSGGWVKAGLTVAKDGWSYQSGVASVYQGVTHRRSVLLLDRDIVLVFDDLVGHQARNYEQLWHLFPGARVLENPVKTRVLDEYDNPALTVQQSDVGRTAGVRRYRGEMSPMQGWYSAEYGKAEPNNVVGFSRHGRHVQFVTVLTSGRYASADTVVRSITTPTGVQATLCVNKVAATAVIENQARTGERVSVARSGVCGDGN, via the coding sequence ATGATTCAAATCGGCTATCGCGCCGTGTTGGCGTCCTTGACTTCCGTGGTACTACTGACGGCGACCGGATGCGATCAATCCTCGCCGCCCGATCTGGCGACGGCGGTGCGGAAGCCGGCGGCAAGCAAGGCGAACCAAGTTTCGCCAGCGTTGCCATCTGGGCGCGAAAGCATTTACTCACTCGTAAACGTGGGTAGCATCGAGGACGCCGATGCATTACTGCGTAACGTCTGGAAGGTACCTCGCTTTAAGGATTTGAAGCTACCGAACGGTCCCGCCTGGACGGAAGATCCTTACGGCGAGAAGTACTGGCGATTCTATTTTTACTCCTTACGTCCTACTGCCTGCCTACTTTGGGCCTACTTCACGACTGGCCGCACCGCCTATCTTGACAAGCTTATCGAGATTCTCCGCAGTTACGTAGCGTATGATTCCGAGGACCACAAGCCCGATCGCGATGGCATGGACGACCCTCACGCCATGGCATTTCGCGCAATGGTTCTCGTCAACACCTTCTGGAAGCTCAAACGCTCGGGCGTTCTGCCCGAAGACCTCGAGAAAAAAATGCTGAGGTCTGTTGAGCGGATCGCCATAGAGCTTAAGTCGCCTACCAACTTCCAGGGAGGCTACAACCACGGGTTTACCGAAGCGCTGGCATTACTGTTGATCAGCGTCAACTTCCCGGATTCCCGTAGTTCTGCTGAGTACGGAAGTCTCGCTCGTGGACGCATCGAAGACCTAATCCGCTACGCTATCGACCCAGATGGTGTCGAAAACGAGAAGTCGCCTTTCTACCACTTTTACGTCTTCGACTTCATGGTGCAGACTGAGCAGTGGGCGAAGGCGAACCGCGTCGATTTGCCAAAGGATTTCAGCTCGAGACTTCGCCAGATGATCCGCTACTCGACCGAGGTGATCTGGCCCGACGGAAGCCTGCCCTTGCTGGGCTCTTCTGTGGAGGCCAGGCCGGCCGGATCACGCACACTCTACGAGCAGCTAATAAAGCGCTTTCCGGACTTCGCCTTCGCCGTCACGGCCGGTCAGATTGGGACAGCGCCGACCGAAACCGCGACACTATTCCCTGCTTCCGGCCAAGCGATCCTACGTAGTCCCGCCACATCGGCAAAACCGTACAGCGACAATAGCCAAATTCTTATGGACGTGGGTCCGCCGACGTCGCCTCACGCCCATGACGAGCCGTTGGCGATTTTGTATTACTCGCACGGACGAGAACTGCTGGTCGACTCCGGGCTAGATACGTACTCTTCAGGAGAAGCTTACAACTACTTTCACGGAATCACTGCTCATAATACGGTGACGGCCGACAGGCCGACGAAAAGCGGCGGTTGGGTGAAAGCGGGTCTGACGGTCGCGAAGGATGGCTGGTCGTACCAGTCGGGCGTCGCGTCGGTTTATCAAGGTGTAACACATCGTCGGTCCGTCTTGCTGCTTGATCGAGACATCGTACTTGTCTTCGATGACCTTGTTGGCCACCAAGCCCGGAACTACGAACAACTGTGGCATCTGTTTCCGGGTGCACGGGTGCTTGAAAACCCGGTCAAAACGCGAGTGCTTGACGAATACGACAATCCGGCGTTAACCGTCCAGCAGTCCGATGTCGGGCGGACTGCTGGAGTTCGTCGGTACCGAGGGGAAATGTCACCCATGCAGGGGTGGTACTCGGCCGAGTACGGGAAGGCCGAGCCGAATAATGTCGTCGGCTTCAGCCGGCATGGGCGTCATGTGCAGTTCGTGACCGTCCTGACGTCTGGCCGCTACGCCAGCGCTGACACAGTAGTCCGATCTATAACGACGCCTACCGGAGTCCAAGCCACCTTATGCGTGAACAAGGTCGCAGCGACGGCTGTCATCGAAAACCAGGCCCGCACCGGCGAGCGTGTGTCGGTCGCCAGAAGTGGGGTCTGCGGCGATGGTAACTAG
- a CDS encoding glycosyltransferase family 2 protein, producing MVALLALLPLTVILAVKAASLGSQVLVNVYGIGVLSGTIVLMYISFGNYRDPSLDANELREKPLVTCLLAVKDDIDVIEQTVRSLLAQTYGNCEVIVADDMSTDGTRELLGKLSLTLPFRFIALDKNVGKKRALVAAAAEARGSYFVFTDSDCILESDAVERCMLAFQAHPGIGAISGHARALNRDKNLLTKVQDVWYDGQFNVSKAAESVLRSVTCVSGPLAAFRREAIYNYLPAWAGDSFLGREFRFATDRQLTGYVLGQYWIGRKLKRQYARSPFVVDVDYPERKWGVAYVRSAKAWTNVPETFRSVIKQQVRWKKSFFRNLFFTGSFYWRRGIVAAALFYSHALWVLVAPVLAFRHLLWLPLHGQVLLTGLYLGGVLLKGSIWGLAYRAQNKGDGRWVYRPLMSAFSAVILSWLLVYSLLTLRKSVWARG from the coding sequence ATGGTGGCGCTTCTGGCTCTTCTTCCCTTGACAGTTATTCTCGCCGTTAAGGCGGCGAGTCTAGGAAGTCAAGTTCTCGTCAATGTCTATGGCATTGGTGTCCTCAGCGGGACCATCGTGCTGATGTATATTTCGTTCGGCAACTATAGGGATCCGTCCCTGGACGCCAATGAGCTTCGCGAGAAGCCGCTTGTCACTTGCCTCTTGGCGGTCAAAGACGATATCGATGTAATCGAGCAAACTGTCAGATCGCTACTTGCCCAAACCTACGGCAACTGCGAAGTGATCGTCGCTGACGATATGTCAACAGACGGTACCCGGGAATTGCTGGGCAAGCTCTCTTTGACTCTGCCGTTCAGGTTTATCGCACTTGACAAGAATGTCGGGAAGAAGCGGGCCCTTGTTGCGGCTGCGGCCGAGGCTAGAGGGTCCTACTTCGTCTTCACAGACTCCGACTGCATCCTTGAAAGCGATGCGGTCGAGAGATGCATGCTTGCTTTCCAAGCTCATCCCGGGATCGGCGCCATTAGTGGACACGCGCGGGCATTGAACCGCGACAAAAACTTGCTCACCAAAGTCCAAGACGTTTGGTACGACGGTCAATTCAACGTCTCAAAGGCCGCTGAGTCAGTACTTCGCTCCGTTACTTGCGTGTCAGGTCCACTAGCCGCCTTCCGCCGTGAGGCCATCTACAATTACCTGCCGGCCTGGGCGGGAGACAGTTTCCTTGGACGCGAGTTCCGGTTCGCCACCGACCGGCAACTGACCGGCTATGTGTTAGGTCAGTACTGGATCGGGCGCAAGTTGAAGCGCCAATATGCACGCTCCCCGTTCGTGGTCGATGTCGACTACCCAGAGCGAAAGTGGGGCGTAGCCTATGTGCGCTCAGCGAAGGCATGGACTAACGTGCCTGAAACTTTCCGCAGCGTGATCAAGCAGCAGGTTCGCTGGAAGAAGAGCTTCTTCCGAAATCTCTTCTTTACCGGGAGCTTCTACTGGCGTCGAGGAATCGTAGCGGCTGCCTTGTTCTACAGTCATGCACTTTGGGTTCTCGTGGCGCCCGTACTGGCCTTCAGGCATCTTCTGTGGCTGCCGCTACACGGCCAAGTTCTCCTGACCGGGCTGTACCTCGGAGGTGTACTTCTGAAGGGCTCTATTTGGGGACTCGCGTATAGGGCACAGAACAAGGGCGACGGCCGATGGGTTTATCGGCCTTTGATGAGTGCCTTTTCTGCCGTGATTCTTTCTTGGTTGCTGGTCTACTCGCTGTTGACCCTACGAAAGAGTGTTTGGGCTCGAGGATGA
- a CDS encoding polysaccharide deacetylase family protein, with product MTDGTALPSRAVLIVFDGARPRDWTYADPILKAYGFKAVLCIEPDTIRKKRGVTLSWLALRTMVKSGRWSIGISGSQDDVLSGPDGEVGNALVTAQWLPAGRYESDREFESRIREGLEADRRKVVDEGLPDPRIFSYPFQAGYPLGPLTSRLAVANRAVSSVFLGSILTVSPDEAVDDSWTSRRILPRLEVYESTSAEILFARLRDAAGIR from the coding sequence ATGACCGACGGAACGGCTTTGCCGAGCCGCGCGGTGTTGATCGTATTTGATGGCGCCCGTCCGCGAGATTGGACCTATGCCGATCCCATCCTGAAGGCATATGGTTTTAAGGCGGTTCTCTGCATCGAGCCCGACACAATCCGCAAGAAGCGCGGCGTAACTCTCTCATGGTTGGCGTTGCGAACCATGGTGAAGAGCGGGCGGTGGTCTATCGGCATTTCCGGTAGCCAGGACGATGTATTGTCCGGCCCTGATGGTGAAGTGGGAAATGCTTTGGTCACAGCTCAGTGGCTGCCGGCGGGGCGATACGAAAGTGATCGAGAGTTTGAGTCGCGTATTCGGGAGGGCCTTGAGGCGGATCGCAGGAAGGTCGTCGATGAGGGCCTTCCCGATCCGAGGATCTTCTCCTATCCTTTCCAGGCGGGTTACCCACTCGGGCCTCTGACGTCGCGACTCGCAGTCGCCAATCGAGCTGTTAGCTCTGTCTTCCTCGGGAGCATACTGACCGTGTCGCCCGATGAGGCGGTGGACGACTCATGGACTTCCAGGCGCATCCTTCCTCGGCTTGAGGTATATGAAAGTACGTCGGCCGAGATATTGTTCGCTAGGCTGCGAGACGCGGCTGGCATTCGATGA
- a CDS encoding polysaccharide deacetylase family protein, which translates to MNRRTFRREAVLLRGWTVGKRVPRRGGYQVVLTVGVVAGVIALAAVLPAAAQEQQTPSAPESVGLYDSATAPSIPPSPVQGRSVGQQRTVPAALGAPSDDRSPDQASTPTITLGFDDGTADHLEAGTMLAARGLKGVFYVNSGRLGGEKYLSVGQVQQLQSMGHEVGGHTAFHLHLSQQDYVEQRRQICFDRVQLSGLGLKVSSFAYPFSDFTEDSRRAVESCGYSNARTTSGVGCSSCAEGETSPPVDRFATRAMSGFGRSTTADDLIKAVKRVEGKSTWLQLVFHQVCVNAKCELNAVRESEFASFLDWLAAEQKRSAVRSTTARSALGDPVKPLVASPPSTAPVARLQNSSFERSGPSPMSAPHCFEYGGEVEGSKVAWAQSLAAHSGRLSLSATISSLPRPVRVMSTQDLGSCAPPVRAGRQYTVGVWYRSTEPVKLAAYVRQPRGGYTSFGGSKLFAKSDVWRYASWTTREVPRSRNTALSVAVIFSAKGSYAIDDLRLSESPAIPMSPTHIGRGSSSKQRGNREEPKPLSSSARVTSKKTAKPASQADPFTPPESGPLIPVAAKTALKNTLQGRPSWLGVAQVGLAVAGGFALVAVFDRRLRQLHRRTRFSTRSKKPDQG; encoded by the coding sequence ATGAATCGCAGAACTTTTCGTAGGGAGGCTGTTTTGCTTAGGGGGTGGACGGTGGGTAAGAGGGTGCCGCGGCGTGGCGGGTATCAGGTCGTTCTGACGGTGGGCGTTGTTGCAGGCGTCATTGCGTTGGCTGCTGTCTTGCCTGCCGCGGCTCAGGAGCAGCAGACTCCGTCTGCGCCGGAGTCGGTAGGCTTATATGACTCTGCGACAGCTCCATCGATACCGCCAAGTCCAGTACAAGGTAGGTCGGTCGGCCAGCAGCGAACGGTTCCGGCAGCTTTGGGTGCGCCGAGCGATGACCGGTCCCCTGACCAGGCTTCGACGCCGACAATCACGCTTGGTTTCGACGATGGAACGGCGGACCACTTAGAAGCAGGAACGATGCTCGCCGCTCGTGGACTAAAGGGCGTGTTTTATGTTAATAGTGGACGGCTGGGTGGCGAGAAGTATCTGTCGGTGGGTCAGGTCCAGCAGTTGCAGTCAATGGGGCATGAGGTAGGTGGACATACCGCGTTTCACCTACACTTGTCCCAGCAGGACTACGTTGAACAAAGACGCCAGATTTGCTTCGACCGAGTACAGCTCTCGGGTCTCGGTTTGAAAGTATCTTCATTCGCCTATCCTTTCAGCGACTTCACTGAGGACAGTAGGCGGGCCGTCGAGTCATGCGGCTATAGCAATGCGCGCACTACTTCCGGCGTCGGATGCTCCAGTTGTGCGGAGGGAGAGACGTCCCCTCCGGTCGACAGATTCGCTACGCGAGCGATGTCCGGCTTCGGTAGAAGTACAACGGCCGACGACCTTATTAAGGCGGTGAAGCGAGTCGAGGGTAAGTCGACTTGGCTTCAGCTCGTGTTTCATCAGGTTTGCGTTAACGCTAAATGTGAGTTGAATGCGGTGCGGGAATCGGAGTTTGCGTCTTTCCTCGACTGGTTGGCGGCAGAGCAGAAGAGAAGTGCTGTGCGCAGCACCACCGCGCGATCGGCTCTTGGTGATCCTGTTAAGCCGCTTGTTGCATCACCCCCGTCTACCGCTCCCGTGGCGCGACTTCAGAACTCGTCCTTCGAGAGGTCGGGTCCTAGTCCAATGAGCGCTCCGCATTGCTTTGAATATGGTGGTGAAGTCGAAGGCAGTAAAGTCGCTTGGGCCCAGTCACTTGCCGCCCATTCAGGTAGGCTATCCCTTAGCGCAACGATTTCCAGTCTTCCTCGGCCTGTACGCGTGATGTCGACACAGGACCTCGGAAGTTGCGCACCCCCGGTGCGTGCTGGCCGGCAATACACTGTCGGCGTTTGGTACCGCTCCACAGAGCCTGTCAAGCTTGCCGCGTATGTGCGGCAGCCGCGCGGGGGATATACGAGCTTCGGCGGTAGCAAGCTCTTTGCGAAGTCTGACGTTTGGCGCTATGCCAGTTGGACTACCAGGGAGGTTCCTCGCAGCCGCAACACCGCCCTGAGTGTCGCCGTCATTTTCTCCGCCAAGGGTTCTTACGCGATTGACGACCTTCGCCTGTCGGAATCCCCTGCCATTCCGATGTCGCCTACACATATCGGCCGGGGATCCTCGTCGAAACAGCGCGGAAATCGAGAGGAGCCCAAGCCGCTGTCGTCGTCTGCAAGAGTAACCTCTAAGAAAACAGCCAAGCCGGCATCGCAGGCGGACCCCTTCACTCCTCCTGAGAGTGGACCGCTAATTCCCGTTGCCGCGAAGACGGCGCTGAAGAATACGCTGCAAGGTCGGCCCAGCTGGCTAGGAGTTGCCCAGGTAGGTCTTGCAGTCGCTGGGGGATTTGCGCTCGTGGCTGTATTTGACCGCCGACTTCGCCAGTTGCACCGACGCACCCGATTTTCTACTAGGTCGAAAAAGCCGGATCAAGGCTAA